The following are encoded in a window of Rosa chinensis cultivar Old Blush chromosome 4, RchiOBHm-V2, whole genome shotgun sequence genomic DNA:
- the LOC112197544 gene encoding ABC transporter B family member 11, with protein sequence MGDQENPLDGDHVIREEAAASKSQSTVPESQNGLENSSNKEDASKSKEGGTKTVPFFKLFSFADSMDYLLMSVGTISAIGNGMCLPLMTVIMGDVINSFGESGNSNKVVDTVSKVALKFVYLALGAAAASFLQMSCWMITGERQAARIRFLYLKTILRQDVGFFDKETSTGEVIGRMSGDTVLIQEAMGEKVGTCIQLFATFFGGFIIAFVKGWLLTLVMLSSIPALVISGAVMSIIVSKLASRGQAAYSAAASVVEQTIGSIRTVASFTGEKQAITKYNSSINKAYKSGVQEGLASGLGIGSVMLIIFCSYALAIWYGGKMILEKGYKGGDVINVVFAVLTGSFSLGQTSPCLAAFASGKAAAYKMFETISRNPEIDASDTKGKQLQDIRGDIELRDVHFSYPARPDEHIFRGFSLTIPSGATAALVGESGSGKSTVISLIERFYDPQAGEVLIDGVNLKEFQLKWIRQKIGLVSQEPVLFTCSIRDNIGYGKDGATTEEIRAAAELANAAKFIDKLPQGLDTMVGEHGTQLSGGQKQRVAIARAILKNPRILLLDEATSALDAESERVVQEALDRIMVNRTTVIVAHRLSTVRNADTIAVIHRGTIVEQGPHSELVKDPEGAYSQLIRLQETRTVSEQTGVNDQDRPDISSDSRRQSSQRFSLLRSISRGSSGRANSIRHSFSISSDTHAPASSKGHPEVSLSRLAALNKPEIPVLLLGTLAAAANGAILPVFGILISSVIKSFFEPPDQLSKDSKFWALIFVVLGVASFLAQSSRAYLFGVAGCKLIRRVRSKCFEKVVYMDIGWFDESDHSSGAIGARLSTDAASLRGLVGDALGLLVQNIATAVAGLVIAFVANWQLALIILVLLPMLGVSGYFQVKLMKGFSADAKKMYEDASQVANDAVGSIRTIASFCAEEKVMELYQEKCEGPIKSGIRQGLVSGTGFGLSFFLLFSVYACSFYAGARLVAAGKTEFSDVFRVFFALTMTAVGISQSNSLSPDVSKGKSSASSIFAILDGKSKIDSSDDSGTTIENVKGDIELRHVSFKYPTRPSVPIFQDLCLTIHHGKTVALVGESGSGKSTVISLLQRFYDPDSGHITLDGIEIQNLQLKWLRQQMGLVSQEPLLFNDTIRANIAYGKDGNATEGEIIAAAELANAHKFISSLQQGYDTVVGERGVQLSGGQKQRVAIARAIMKAPKILLLDEATSALDAESERVVQDALDRVMVDRTTVVVAHRLSTIRSADLIAVVKNGVIAEKGKHETLINIKDGTYASLVALHASASS encoded by the exons ATGGGTGATCAGGAGAATCCTTTGGATGGAGATCATGTGATCAGAGAGGAAGCTGCCGCTTCGAAAAGTCAATCAACAGTGCCGGAATCCCAGAACGGACTGGAAAATAGTAGTAACAAGGAAGATGCAAGCAAGAGCAAGGAGGGTGGCACCAAGACAGTGCCCTTTTTCAAGCTCTTCTCATTTGCTGATTCCATGGATTACTTGTTAATGTCGGTAGGTACGATTAGCGCAATTGGAAATGGAATGTGTTTGCCTCTAATGACCGTAATCATGGGAGATGTGATTAATTCTTTTGGAGAATCTGGGAATTCCAATAAAGTGGTTGATACAGTGTCTAAG GTGGCTTTAAAGTTCGTCTACTTGGCTTTGGGAGCTGCAGCTGCTTCATTTCTAC AGATGTCTTGTTGGATGATCACCGGAGAGAGACAGGCTGCGAGAATAAGATTTTTATACTTGAAAACAATATTGAGGCAAGACGTAGGCTTTTTTGATAAAGAAACTAGCACTGGAGAAGTTATTGGGAGGATGTCAGGTGATACTGTGCTCATTCAGGAGGCCATGGGAGAGAAG GTAGGAACTTGTATCCAGTTATTTGCAACATTCTTTGGAGGCTTTATCATAGCCTTTGTTAAGGGATGGCTTCTTACCCTGGTCATGCTTTCTTCTATCCCCGCTCTTGTCATCTCTGGTGCTGTCATGAGCATCATCGTATCAAAGTTGGCATCTCGAGGACAAGCTGCTTATTCAGCAGCAGCATCTGTGGTTGAGCAGACAATTGGTTCAATAAGAACT GTTGCATCATTTACAGGGGAGAAACAAGCTATAACTAAGTACAACAGCTCTATAAATAAAGCTTACAAGTCTGGTGTGCAAGAGGGTTTGGCATCTGGGTTGGGTATCGGTTCAGTTATGCTTATTATATTCTGTAGTTATGCTTTGGCTATATGGTATGGCGGAAAAATGATACTTGAAAAGGGATATAAAGGAGGAGATGTCATAAATGTAGTTTTTGCTGTGTTGACTGGCTCCTT CTCTCTTGGGCAGACATCTCCATGCTTGGCCGCATTTGCTTCTGGGAAAGCTGCAGCTTATAAGATGTTTGAGACAATTAGCAGAAACCCAGAGATAGATGCTTCTGATACTAAAGGGAAGCAATTACAAGATATTAGAGGAGACATAGAACTGAGGGATGTTCATTTTAGTTATCCTGCAAGACCAGATGAACATATATTCCGTGGATTTTCTCTCACAATACCTAGTGGTGCAACTGCTGCTTTGGTAGGAGAGAGCGGAAGTGGTAAATCGACTGTAATCAGTTTGATTGAGAGATTTTATGACCCACAGGCCGGTGAAGTTCTTATTGACGGTGTCAATCTCAAAGAGTTCCAGCTGAAATGGATCAGGCAGAAAATAGGTCTTGTCAGCCAGGAACCTGTATTGTTTACTTGCAGCATTAGAGATAATATTGGCTATGGGAAGGATGGTGCAACTACTGAAGAGATAAGGGCTGCTGCTGAGCTTGCCAATGCTGCTAAATTCATAGACAAACTTCCTCAG GGACTAGATACAATGGTGGGTGAGCATGGAACTCAACTATCTGGGGGCCAAAAGCAGAGAGTTGCTATAGCTCGAGCAATTCTAAAAAACCCAAGAATTCTGCTTCTAGATGAAGCCACAAGTGCTCTTGACGCAGAATCTGAGAGAGTTGTGCAGGAGGCACTGGATAGAATTATGGTTAACCGGACTACTGTCATAGTAGCCCATCGCTTGAGCACAGTAAGGAATGCTGATACCATTGCTGTAATACATCGAGGAACAATTGTTGAACAAG GACCACATTCCGAGCTAGTTAAGGATCCTGAGGGAGCATATAGCCAGCTTATAAGATTACAAGAAACCAGAACTGTGTCAGAACAGACTGGTGTAAATGATCAGGATAGGCCAGATATTTCTTCCGATTCTCGGAGACAGTCAAGTCAAAGATTTTCTTTATTAAGATCCATAAGCCGTGGATCATCTGGAAGAGCAAATAGTATTCGTCATTCATTCTCAATCTCATCTGATACTCATGCTCCAGCATCATCAAAAGGGCATCCAGAAGTCTCACTTAGCCGCCTAGCTGCCCTGAACAAGCCAGAGATCCCAGTGCTGCTTCTTGGTACTTTAGCTGCAGCAGCCAATGGGGCGATCTTACCTGTTTTTGGGATACTAATATCCAGTGTAATCAAGTCCTTCTTTGAGCCACCTGATCAACTGAGTAAGGATTCAAAGTTTTGGGCATTAATCTTTGTTGTTCTTGGAGTTGCATCGTTCTTGGCACAATCATCAAGAGCATATCTTTTTGGTGTGGCTGGATGTAAGTTGATAAGAAGAGTTCGATCAAAGTGCTTTGAGAAGGTGGTTTACATGGACATAGGTTGGTTTGATGAGTCTGATCATTCAAGTGGTGCAATTGGGGCAAGGCTTTCTACAGATGCGGCTTCTCTAAGAGGGttggttggagatgctctaggTTTGTTGGTTCAGAATATAGCAACTGCAGTTGCCGGCCTAGTTATTGCTTTCgtagcaaattggcaattggCTCTTATAATCCTTGTCCTGCTGCCTATGTTAGGAGTAAGTGGATATTTTCAAGTCAAGTTAATGAAAGGGTTCAGTGCAGATGCAAAG AAAATGTACGAGGACGCAAGCCAAGTAGCCAATGATGCTGTTGGGAGTATTAGAACAATTGCTTCCTTTTGTGCTGAAGAGAAGGTGATGGAACTGTACCAGGAAAAATGCGAAGGTCCTATTAAAAGTGGGATAAGACAAGGCTTAGTTAGCGGAACTGGTTTTGGGCTATCGTTCTTTTTGCTATTTTCTGTGTATGCCTGCAGTTTCTATGCTGGAGCCCGACTTGTTGCAGCAGGCAAGACAGAATTTTCTGACGTGTTTCGG GTTTTCTTTGCTCTCACTATGACAGCAGTTGGAATATCTCAGTCGAACTCCCTATCCCCTGATGTAAGTAAAGGAAAGAGTTCTGCTTCTTCCATATTTGCAATTCTTGACGGCAAGTCAAAAATAGACTCTAGTGACGACTCTGGAACTACAATAGAAAATGTGAAGGGAGATATTGAACTACGCCATGTCAGTTTCAAGTATCCAACTAGACCCAGCGTGCCAATCTTTCAGGATCTTTGCTTGACCATTCATCATGGCAAG ACTGTTGCTCTGGTTGGAGAAAGTGGTAGTGGGAAGTCGACAGTGATCTCATTGTTGCAGAGATTTTATGACCCTGATTCAGGTCACATTACATTAGATGGAATCGAAATCCAAAATCTACAACTGAAGTGGTTGAGACAGCAAATGGGGCTGGTGAGCCAAGAGCCTCTGCTGTTTAATGACACTATCCGAGCCAACATTGCATATGGAAAGGATGGGAATGCAACCGAAGGTGAAATTATAGCTGCAGCAGAATTGGCAAATGCCCACAAGTTCATTAGTAGCTTGCAACAG GGTTACGATACAGTAGTAGGAGAACGGGGGGTCCAATTGTCAGGTGGACAGAAGCAAAGGGTGGCAATTGCACGAGCTATTATGAAGGCGCCAAAGATATTACTGCTAGATGAGGCTACCAGTGCTCTTGATGCTGAATCCGAACGAGTCGTTCAAGATGCATTGGACAGAGTTATGGTGGATCGAACAACAGTGGTAGTTGCCCATCGGTTGTCGACAATCAGGAGTGCAGATTTGATAGCAGTGGTAAAGAATGGAGTCATTGcagagaaaggaaagcatgagaCTTTGATCAATATCAAGGATGGCACTTACGCTTCTCTGGTAGCTTTACATGCAAGTGCCTCATCTTAG